From one Anaerotruncus rubiinfantis genomic stretch:
- a CDS encoding recombinase family protein, with the protein MRLAAYCRVSTELGEQLESLENQKSFFEEFARRHHYDLVEIYADEGISGKQIHNREAFLRMLSDAGQHLFDMVVVKDISRFSRNTVDFLNAVRQLKALRIEVQFLSNNQTVLGNSEFILTIFSALAQEESANLSKRVKFGKRVNAKKGRVPNVIYGYDQKDTFTLRVNEPEAQIVREIFTLYAQDGWGVRKIAQHLNESGVPSKRGYGWTPKTIRRMLENPLYIGILENNKSETVDFLTGMQVKLPPEEHFFHDRPELAIVPRELYDRAQREIAARRKPEDCEGKLAARHSARRLFSTLIRCGVCGYAFTRVQYTYQNTYVKWRCSGKNQYGAKFCKNNLTIDEADLTGALDQYLASRIADRGAFAARVAAACRGNAPPDAEKARQKRLERIARQKQRYRTLYANELLTLEELKEKLAALGAREAELSDQQQSQPITSGHVLEELRLLHWTNAELRELVETIEARPDGRVVIRFRTLAPAGLPAAKPRAAVGRAP; encoded by the coding sequence TTGAGATTGGCGGCCTATTGCCGGGTGAGCACCGAATTGGGAGAACAGCTGGAATCGCTGGAAAACCAGAAATCCTTTTTTGAGGAATTCGCCCGCAGACATCATTACGATTTGGTGGAAATCTATGCGGATGAGGGCATCTCGGGAAAACAGATACATAACCGGGAGGCTTTTTTGCGGATGCTGTCCGATGCCGGACAGCATTTGTTTGATATGGTGGTGGTGAAGGACATCAGCCGCTTTTCCCGTAATACGGTGGACTTCCTGAATGCTGTACGCCAGCTTAAAGCGCTGCGCATCGAGGTGCAGTTTCTCTCGAACAATCAGACGGTGCTTGGCAATTCTGAATTCATCCTGACTATTTTCAGCGCGCTCGCGCAGGAGGAAAGCGCAAATCTGTCAAAGCGCGTGAAGTTCGGAAAACGGGTCAACGCTAAAAAAGGCCGGGTGCCAAATGTGATCTATGGATACGACCAGAAGGACACTTTTACATTGCGCGTCAATGAACCGGAAGCACAGATTGTGCGGGAAATCTTCACGCTGTATGCGCAGGACGGCTGGGGCGTACGCAAGATTGCACAGCATCTGAACGAATCCGGCGTCCCCAGTAAGCGTGGATACGGCTGGACGCCAAAGACCATCCGCCGGATGCTGGAAAATCCGCTTTATATCGGCATTCTGGAGAATAATAAATCCGAAACGGTCGATTTCCTGACTGGAATGCAGGTAAAACTCCCCCCGGAAGAACATTTCTTTCATGACCGGCCGGAGTTGGCAATTGTCCCGCGGGAGCTTTATGACAGAGCACAGCGGGAGATCGCAGCCCGGCGCAAACCGGAAGACTGCGAAGGGAAGCTTGCGGCGCGGCACAGCGCGCGGCGGCTGTTCAGTACGCTGATCCGGTGCGGCGTGTGTGGATATGCCTTTACACGGGTCCAGTACACCTATCAGAATACCTATGTCAAATGGCGCTGCTCCGGAAAGAACCAGTACGGTGCGAAATTCTGTAAAAATAACCTTACAATCGACGAAGCCGATCTGACTGGAGCTTTGGACCAGTACCTGGCCAGCCGGATTGCGGATCGGGGCGCATTTGCGGCGCGGGTCGCCGCGGCGTGCCGCGGGAACGCGCCGCCGGACGCAGAGAAAGCGCGTCAAAAACGGCTGGAGCGCATTGCGCGTCAAAAGCAGCGGTACCGGACGCTATACGCGAACGAACTGCTCACATTGGAGGAACTCAAGGAGAAGCTCGCCGCGCTCGGTGCGCGGGAAGCGGAGCTGTCAGACCAGCAGCAAAGCCAACCGATCACATCCGGCCATGTTCTGGAGGAGCTTCGGCTTTTACATTGGACGAACGCCGAACTGCGCGAGCTGGTTGAAACGATTGAGGCGCGGCCGGACGGACGGGTCGTCATCCGGTTCCGAACACTCGCACCCGCGGGTTTGCCCGCGGCGAAGCCGCGCGCGGCCGTGGGCCGCGCCCCGTAA
- the thyX gene encoding FAD-dependent thymidylate synthase codes for MPKVTLLSHTPNPEKTIAAAAKLCYSPAALDDLMDNLTDEKAADFVEMLGTIGHESPIEHASFTFGIEGVSRAFLAQITRHRLASYSVQSQRYVREAHFDYVTPPEVENDPQALEAFKEAMRDAQESYDRIAAILKEKHTARLMGEGLDEKSASRKAEKLAIEDARFVLPNACDTKMIVTMNARSLQNFFALRCCRRAQWEIRAVADQMLALVSAVAPTLFSAAGPSCCRGVCQEGKMSCGKPQEVREHIASLKQEARK; via the coding sequence ATGCCAAAGGTAACGCTGCTCAGCCATACCCCAAACCCGGAAAAAACCATTGCAGCTGCCGCGAAGCTTTGCTATTCGCCGGCGGCGCTCGACGATTTGATGGACAACCTCACAGATGAAAAGGCCGCGGATTTTGTTGAGATGCTCGGAACCATCGGCCACGAGAGCCCCATTGAGCACGCCAGCTTCACCTTTGGGATCGAAGGAGTTTCCCGCGCGTTTCTGGCGCAGATCACCCGGCACCGGCTTGCCTCCTACAGCGTGCAGAGCCAGCGGTATGTGCGCGAGGCGCATTTCGATTATGTCACGCCGCCCGAGGTGGAAAACGACCCGCAGGCGCTCGAAGCCTTTAAAGAGGCGATGCGGGACGCGCAGGAAAGCTACGACCGGATCGCCGCGATCCTGAAGGAAAAACACACCGCCCGGCTGATGGGCGAAGGGCTTGATGAGAAAAGTGCTTCCCGCAAGGCGGAGAAGCTTGCGATTGAAGATGCGCGGTTCGTCTTGCCGAATGCCTGCGATACCAAGATGATCGTCACCATGAACGCGCGCAGCCTGCAAAATTTCTTTGCGCTGCGCTGCTGCCGCCGCGCGCAATGGGAAATCCGCGCGGTCGCGGACCAGATGCTCGCGCTCGTATCGGCTGTTGCGCCGACTTTGTTCTCGGCGGCGGGCCCATCCTGCTGCCGCGGCGTCTGCCAGGAGGGCAAGATGAGCTGCGGCAAACCGCAGGAGGTGCGCGAACACATCGCGTCGCTCAAACAGGAGGCCCGGAAATGA
- a CDS encoding dTMP kinase — translation MNGKLIVIDGLDGSGKHTQTERLAKRLRDEGERVRMVSFPDYAEPSSALVKQYLAGEFGQAGDVSPYAASSFYAVDRYASYNKFWKKDYQSGYTILADRYATSNLIHQMSKLPKGAWDSFAGWMENFEYQKLGLPRPDAVLYLDMHPDVSRALITARYGGDESRRDIHESDFAYMARCRECALYAVEHFGWFLIHCSDKKQAFPIEDISEEIYGLVKNIL, via the coding sequence ATGAACGGCAAACTGATTGTGATCGACGGGCTGGACGGTTCCGGCAAGCACACGCAGACCGAACGGCTTGCAAAGCGCCTGCGGGATGAAGGCGAACGGGTCCGGATGGTCAGCTTCCCGGATTATGCGGAGCCTTCCTCGGCGCTTGTCAAGCAGTACCTCGCGGGGGAATTCGGACAGGCCGGCGATGTGAGCCCCTATGCAGCCAGCAGTTTCTATGCGGTTGACCGGTATGCGAGTTACAATAAATTTTGGAAAAAGGACTATCAATCGGGTTATACTATCCTTGCAGACCGCTACGCGACCTCGAATCTCATCCATCAGATGAGCAAGCTCCCGAAAGGCGCGTGGGACAGTTTTGCAGGCTGGATGGAAAATTTTGAATATCAAAAGCTGGGCCTTCCACGGCCGGACGCCGTCCTTTATCTGGACATGCACCCGGATGTCTCCCGCGCGCTGATCACGGCGCGCTATGGGGGGGACGAAAGCCGCCGGGACATCCATGAGTCGGACTTCGCCTATATGGCCCGGTGCAGAGAATGCGCGCTTTACGCGGTGGAACATTTTGGGTGGTTCCTGATCCACTGCTCTGATAAAAAACAGGCGTTTCCAATCGAAGACATTTCGGAGGAAATTTACGGCCTGGTCAAAAATATACTTTAA
- a CDS encoding DUF2156 domain-containing protein: MLQFQPITLTDKAWIDPLVRMSGFRGSEYTFSNNFNYRAIYHIEVARMQDYYLLRAGKEKAQTGYFYPAGSGDVKPVVEALMADAEALGVPFVMRGVEKESVAVLETLFPGRFQITETRDSFDYLYESEKLITLSGKKLHAKRNFINRFKAEHEGDWSYEPITSENLAECWQMNNQWCRQMGCNKDPSLKEESCAVRSCFDHFYELGLLGGLLRVGGKVVAYSMGAPINHEVFDVHVEKAFSDVAGAYPMINQQFAAHNCANYKYINREDDVGDEGLRKAKLSYKPAILLEKYQVTLK; encoded by the coding sequence ATGCTGCAATTCCAACCAATTACATTGACTGACAAAGCCTGGATTGACCCGCTCGTGCGGATGAGCGGCTTTCGTGGAAGCGAATACACATTCAGCAACAATTTCAACTACCGTGCGATCTACCATATCGAGGTCGCGCGGATGCAGGACTACTACCTTCTGCGTGCGGGCAAGGAGAAGGCTCAGACCGGCTATTTCTATCCGGCCGGGTCCGGGGACGTAAAACCCGTAGTAGAGGCGCTGATGGCCGACGCGGAGGCGCTGGGGGTGCCGTTTGTCATGCGCGGCGTGGAAAAGGAATCGGTCGCGGTGCTGGAAACGCTTTTCCCGGGCCGGTTTCAGATCACCGAAACGCGCGACTCCTTCGACTACCTTTACGAAAGTGAAAAGCTCATCACCCTGTCAGGCAAAAAGCTGCACGCAAAGCGCAATTTTATCAACCGGTTCAAGGCGGAGCATGAAGGGGATTGGAGCTACGAGCCGATCACCAGTGAAAACCTTGCCGAATGCTGGCAGATGAACAACCAGTGGTGCAGGCAGATGGGCTGCAACAAGGACCCGAGCCTCAAGGAGGAATCCTGTGCGGTGCGCAGCTGCTTTGACCATTTTTATGAACTTGGGCTTCTGGGAGGGCTTCTGCGGGTCGGCGGAAAGGTCGTTGCCTATTCGATGGGCGCTCCAATCAACCACGAGGTCTTTGATGTGCATGTGGAGAAGGCGTTTTCAGACGTTGCGGGCGCTTATCCGATGATCAATCAGCAGTTTGCGGCCCACAACTGCGCCAATTACAAGTATATCAACCGGGAGGACGACGTGGGGGACGAAGGCTTGCGTAAGGCGAAGCTCTCGTATAAGCCCGCGATCCTGCTGGAGAAATATCAAGTGACCTTGAAGTGA
- a CDS encoding GNAT family N-acetyltransferase, whose product MIQFAEESMRGAIRELWKECFGDSNAYVDLFLENHDICRQTMVFIDGVAPVAMLSLLPMTVVTAAGIMPARYIYAVATRESYRGRGISTAMLEAAHKQMKAAGVKLSVLVPATAELYNFYGKRGYDTAFYSGRAIVPRDQVEPFSSSFVITETTQQEFMQIRERAFAGRTMFVRWDGDALAYRMIETAFNGGETLTITIGDAQAVAVCKNDGGIVTVKELALDGMRVEQALAVLQRKYNADEYRLRLPMDIACPYPLERAASGAACWYDLDARDRVLASRGKEPYISLVLD is encoded by the coding sequence ATGATTCAGTTTGCAGAGGAATCGATGCGCGGGGCGATCCGGGAGCTCTGGAAAGAATGCTTTGGGGACAGCAATGCCTATGTGGACCTGTTTTTGGAGAACCATGATATCTGCCGCCAAACGATGGTATTTATCGACGGAGTGGCCCCGGTGGCAATGCTTTCTCTTCTGCCGATGACGGTCGTGACCGCGGCGGGGATTATGCCCGCGCGGTATATCTACGCCGTGGCGACCCGGGAAAGCTATCGCGGGCGCGGGATCAGCACCGCCATGCTTGAAGCGGCGCACAAGCAGATGAAGGCGGCTGGCGTCAAGCTATCGGTGCTTGTGCCGGCGACGGCGGAGCTTTACAATTTTTATGGGAAGCGCGGATATGACACCGCGTTCTATTCCGGCAGGGCGATCGTCCCGCGGGATCAGGTGGAACCGTTTTCCAGCAGCTTTGTGATCACGGAAACCACCCAGCAGGAGTTTATGCAGATCCGGGAACGAGCGTTCGCGGGACGCACGATGTTTGTACGCTGGGACGGGGACGCGCTCGCCTACCGGATGATTGAAACCGCCTTTAACGGCGGCGAAACGCTCACCATCACGATCGGGGACGCGCAGGCGGTCGCTGTCTGCAAAAATGACGGCGGGATTGTGACGGTCAAAGAGCTTGCCCTTGACGGTATGCGGGTGGAGCAGGCGCTGGCGGTGCTGCAGCGAAAATACAATGCGGATGAATACCGGCTGCGCCTGCCGATGGACATCGCCTGCCCGTATCCGCTCGAACGCGCCGCGTCCGGCGCGGCTTGCTGGTACGATCTGGACGCGCGCGACCGGGTGCTGGCAAGCCGGGGCAAGGAACCTTATATCAGCCTGGTGCTTGACTGA
- a CDS encoding DJ-1 family glyoxalase III: MIYVFFGQGFEEIEAVTPVDLLRRAELPVKTVGVGGKEITGAHGITVMCDLTEEEASPEGLDMIVLPGGMPGTLSLEHSETVQAFIDFCAENGKWIAAICAAPSILGHKGLLAGRFATCYPGFEDQLAGARIQEDPVCVDGKFVTGKGPGAAVEFSLKLVELLVSPKRAEFLKGSLQCRG, from the coding sequence ATGATCTATGTATTTTTTGGACAGGGCTTTGAAGAAATCGAAGCGGTCACGCCGGTTGACCTGCTGCGCCGCGCGGAACTGCCGGTGAAAACGGTCGGTGTAGGCGGCAAAGAGATCACCGGCGCACACGGGATCACGGTGATGTGCGATCTCACTGAGGAGGAAGCCAGTCCCGAAGGGCTCGACATGATCGTGCTGCCGGGCGGTATGCCGGGGACGCTGTCGCTTGAACACAGCGAAACGGTACAGGCATTCATCGATTTCTGCGCCGAAAACGGCAAATGGATCGCGGCAATCTGCGCCGCGCCTTCAATCCTCGGCCACAAGGGGCTGCTCGCGGGACGTTTTGCGACCTGCTATCCCGGTTTTGAGGATCAGCTCGCCGGAGCGCGGATACAGGAGGATCCGGTCTGTGTGGACGGAAAATTCGTCACTGGAAAAGGTCCGGGCGCAGCCGTGGAATTCTCGCTCAAGCTGGTGGAGCTGCTCGTTTCGCCGAAGCGCGCGGAGTTTTTGAAAGGATCGCTGCAATGCAGAGGGTAG
- a CDS encoding 5-formyltetrahydrofolate cyclo-ligase, giving the protein MQRVDIRPLKQKLRREIKQWRREMPSEQKKLADGRILGRVTGLREYAECHTLLTYVSLPIEVDTIALILRALAEGKRVAVPRCVEGTREMEFYLIDSLSQLSPQAFGVLEPVREKCERLTDFSGSVCIVPALAYDLSGYRLGYGAGYYDRFLSQYPHPKIGVVYAENVKKALWHGRYDLPVGLIATDRGLIACQPRKNRRRKNDGSGG; this is encoded by the coding sequence ATGCAGAGGGTAGATATCCGGCCGCTCAAGCAGAAGCTGCGCCGGGAGATCAAGCAGTGGCGGCGCGAAATGCCGTCCGAACAGAAAAAGCTGGCTGATGGGCGGATCCTTGGGCGGGTCACCGGGCTGCGGGAGTACGCCGAATGCCATACGCTGCTGACCTATGTGTCGCTGCCCATCGAGGTGGACACCATCGCGCTTATCCTGCGGGCGCTCGCTGAAGGCAAACGGGTGGCCGTGCCGCGCTGTGTGGAAGGCACCCGAGAGATGGAATTCTATCTGATCGATTCGCTCAGCCAGCTCTCTCCGCAGGCCTTCGGGGTGCTGGAGCCGGTACGGGAGAAATGCGAACGACTCACCGATTTTTCGGGGAGCGTCTGTATCGTCCCGGCGCTTGCGTATGACCTGTCCGGTTATCGGCTCGGATATGGGGCAGGGTATTACGACCGGTTTTTATCGCAGTATCCACACCCCAAAATCGGCGTGGTTTATGCGGAAAATGTGAAAAAGGCGCTCTGGCATGGCCGTTACGACCTGCCGGTCGGGCTTATTGCGACCGATCGGGGGCTGATCGCCTGCCAGCCGCGCAAAAACAGACGAAGAAAAAACGACGGTTCCGGGGGATAA
- the mltG gene encoding endolytic transglycosylase MltG, with the protein MKIDDSEFYEPSEPSVQPSYGGGGGRRGGRRNGDDDGDRSGGAGRWFKALLVLIVVLAVSVFLAMFALQSASDLFGLNKPDSPVELELPDNLSMSEVASLLKEKGVITQPLTFQVYAGLKNKAESFIPGTYMLNTNMSYDEIMRDFRSGNIKRVEVTVMFPEGMTLSDMANRLEENNVCKAEDLYEYLEESDFPWEYKFLEQVPEDENLFRRWEGYFFPDTYIFYEEMSPSAVTQRFFANFNNKMTDKLYERMDELGMSLSDTITLASVIQREAGLGEDMVGVSMVFHNRLAEGSPLPMLQSDVTRDYVNNYIKPFLPDAVNKEANPDLTDPNQAMYDAYNTYVRQGLPVGPVCNPGMAAIEAALQLPVETLDGTFKNYEDYANYYYFVTDEAGEYYYAATLDEHNQNVAAAAQNGEVHGTDVTTEEVPT; encoded by the coding sequence GTGAAGATTGACGACAGTGAGTTTTATGAGCCCTCGGAGCCGTCTGTTCAGCCGTCCTATGGCGGTGGCGGCGGCCGCCGGGGAGGACGGCGTAACGGCGATGACGATGGGGACCGGTCAGGCGGCGCGGGCCGTTGGTTCAAGGCGTTGCTGGTTCTGATTGTGGTGCTGGCTGTTTCGGTGTTCCTCGCGATGTTCGCGCTGCAGAGCGCGAGCGATCTGTTCGGTCTGAACAAGCCTGACAGCCCGGTTGAATTGGAGCTGCCGGATAACCTTTCGATGTCTGAAGTGGCTTCGCTGCTCAAAGAGAAAGGGGTCATCACCCAGCCGCTGACCTTTCAGGTCTACGCGGGCTTGAAAAACAAGGCGGAGAGCTTTATCCCCGGCACCTATATGCTCAATACCAATATGAGCTACGATGAAATCATGCGTGATTTCAGGAGCGGCAATATCAAACGCGTCGAAGTCACGGTCATGTTTCCGGAGGGCATGACCCTCAGCGATATGGCGAACCGCCTGGAGGAGAACAACGTCTGTAAGGCGGAGGATCTCTATGAATACCTGGAAGAGAGCGACTTCCCCTGGGAATACAAATTCCTGGAGCAGGTTCCGGAGGACGAGAACCTCTTTAGGCGCTGGGAGGGTTATTTCTTCCCGGACACCTACATCTTCTATGAGGAGATGAGTCCGTCGGCCGTCACCCAGCGGTTCTTCGCAAACTTTAACAACAAAATGACCGACAAGCTCTATGAGCGGATGGACGAGCTCGGCATGTCCCTTTCGGATACGATCACCCTGGCCTCGGTCATCCAGCGTGAAGCGGGGCTCGGCGAGGACATGGTCGGTGTTTCGATGGTGTTCCACAACCGCTTGGCAGAGGGCAGCCCGCTGCCGATGCTACAGTCGGACGTCACCCGAGATTATGTCAACAACTATATTAAGCCGTTCCTGCCGGATGCGGTCAACAAGGAGGCCAACCCGGATCTTACCGACCCGAATCAGGCGATGTATGACGCGTACAATACCTACGTCCGCCAGGGGCTTCCGGTCGGCCCGGTTTGCAACCCGGGCATGGCCGCGATTGAGGCGGCACTGCAGTTGCCGGTGGAGACGCTGGACGGCACCTTCAAGAATTACGAGGACTACGCGAACTACTACTACTTTGTCACCGACGAGGCGGGCGAATATTATTATGCGGCCACCCTGGACGAGCACAACCAGAACGTTGCGGCGGCCGCGCAGAATGGCGAGGTGCACGGCACCGACGTCACCACAGAGGAGGTTCCGACCTGA
- a CDS encoding peptidase U32 family protein, translated as MEQGISNVNKLELLAPAGDWERLEAAVRYGADSVYLGGTIFGMRATPANFSPQALADGVKFAHENGVRVYLTCNTLPTNEEAIQLPGFLCMAREADVDALIVADLGVLAECRRVVPEIPVHISTQAGVMSYLSARAFYELGASRVVLARELSLPEIREIRDKTPPELEIEAFVHGAMCMSVSGRCLLSNYLVGRDANRGECAQPCRWGYHLMEEKRPGLYFPVFEDERGSYILNAKDLCMVDHIRELAQAGISSLKIEGRAKSAYYVAVVTNAYRGAIDAYERDPKGDPPAWVLEEVRKVSHREYSTGFYFGRPDQFYENAGYIREWDVVAVVDGWEDGKLYVTERNRFSVGDAVEAMIPRGEPAAFRIGAIYDPEAGLVENARHPMRRYMIPYDSPLPIGTMIRREVTKL; from the coding sequence TTGGAGCAGGGAATTTCCAATGTGAATAAACTGGAGCTGTTAGCGCCCGCGGGCGACTGGGAACGCCTGGAGGCCGCGGTGCGCTACGGCGCGGACTCGGTCTACCTGGGCGGCACCATCTTTGGGATGCGCGCGACGCCTGCAAATTTCAGCCCGCAGGCACTTGCGGACGGGGTGAAATTCGCGCATGAAAATGGCGTGCGGGTCTACCTGACCTGCAACACCTTGCCCACAAATGAAGAAGCGATCCAGCTGCCCGGATTTCTGTGCATGGCACGGGAGGCGGATGTGGACGCGCTGATCGTGGCGGATTTGGGCGTGCTGGCCGAATGCAGGCGGGTCGTCCCGGAGATTCCGGTGCACATTTCCACCCAGGCTGGGGTCATGAGCTACCTGTCCGCGCGGGCTTTTTATGAGCTCGGCGCGTCGCGGGTAGTTTTGGCACGGGAACTTTCCCTTCCCGAAATCCGTGAAATCCGTGATAAAACCCCGCCGGAGCTCGAAATCGAAGCGTTTGTGCATGGGGCGATGTGCATGTCGGTTTCGGGCCGGTGCCTGCTCAGCAATTACCTTGTTGGGCGGGATGCAAACCGCGGGGAATGCGCTCAGCCTTGTCGGTGGGGATACCATCTCATGGAAGAAAAACGGCCCGGGCTGTATTTTCCCGTGTTCGAGGATGAGCGGGGAAGCTATATCCTGAATGCAAAGGATCTCTGTATGGTCGATCATATCCGGGAGCTTGCGCAGGCGGGAATTTCTTCGTTGAAAATCGAAGGACGCGCAAAATCCGCCTATTATGTAGCGGTCGTAACAAATGCTTATCGCGGCGCGATAGACGCATATGAGCGCGACCCAAAAGGCGACCCTCCGGCATGGGTTCTGGAGGAAGTGCGCAAGGTGAGCCACCGGGAATATTCCACCGGTTTTTATTTCGGCCGGCCTGACCAATTTTATGAGAACGCGGGCTATATCCGTGAATGGGATGTGGTCGCTGTGGTGGACGGCTGGGAAGACGGAAAGCTCTATGTCACAGAGCGCAATCGTTTTTCCGTCGGCGACGCGGTGGAAGCGATGATCCCGCGCGGCGAACCGGCAGCGTTTCGGATCGGCGCAATCTACGACCCGGAGGCGGGCTTGGTGGAAAACGCCCGCCATCCGATGCGGCGGTATATGATCCCTTATGACAGTCCCCTTCCTATCGGGACGATGATCCGGCGGGAAGTCACGAAATTATAA
- a CDS encoding YebC/PmpR family DNA-binding transcriptional regulator, which produces MSGHSKWANIKRKKEKTDGQRAKIFTKIGREITVAAREGGADPANNSKLATLIAKAKANNVPNDNIERLLKKAGDSKENYEEITYEGYGPSGVAVIVETLTDNRNRTAGDLRHYFDKCGGNLGQNGSVAFLFDRKGMIYIQNEDNKIEEEKAMDDAFEAGAADFNYEDEMITITTEPNDVAKVAGALEGLGYTYESAEVEYLPMTKVQITDEELVQKMEKLLDMFDDNDDVQNVYHNWDAPEEDDED; this is translated from the coding sequence ATGTCTGGACATTCCAAATGGGCAAACATCAAACGGAAAAAAGAAAAGACCGACGGCCAGCGCGCCAAGATCTTCACCAAGATCGGCCGCGAAATTACCGTTGCCGCGCGCGAGGGTGGCGCCGATCCGGCGAACAACTCGAAGCTGGCCACCCTGATCGCCAAGGCGAAGGCGAACAATGTCCCGAATGACAACATTGAGCGCCTACTCAAGAAGGCCGGGGACAGCAAGGAAAACTACGAGGAGATTACATACGAGGGATACGGTCCCTCGGGTGTGGCCGTTATCGTGGAAACCCTGACTGACAACCGCAACCGCACGGCGGGCGACCTGCGGCATTATTTTGATAAATGCGGCGGCAACCTCGGCCAGAATGGCAGCGTCGCGTTTCTGTTCGATCGCAAGGGTATGATCTACATCCAGAACGAGGACAACAAAATCGAAGAAGAAAAGGCGATGGACGACGCGTTTGAAGCGGGCGCCGCCGACTTCAATTATGAGGATGAGATGATCACCATCACGACCGAACCGAACGATGTTGCAAAGGTAGCGGGCGCGCTGGAAGGCCTGGGCTACACCTATGAGTCGGCCGAGGTCGAATATCTGCCGATGACCAAGGTGCAGATCACCGACGAGGAGCTCGTCCAGAAGATGGAGAAACTTCTCGACATGTTCGACGACAACGACGATGTCCAGAACGTCTATCACAACTGGGATGCCCCCGAAGAAGATGACGAGGACTAA
- a CDS encoding NAD(P)-dependent oxidoreductase — translation MEVVLLESLKIPEEELAQLVKPLTDRGCTFTAYQRSSVEEQKKQAQNADIVMIANMPLTAEVIESCKNLKMIDIAFTGIDHVDVQKAKSLGVTVCNAAGYSTSTVAELTIGMMISLLRKVRENEARCRGGLAACPELGTELGSKTVGIVGTGAIGLSVAKLCHAFGCRVIAYAPRKKDVPDYVKYVPLPDLMAQADVISLHCPMNAETKGLIGQKELAGLKKGAILVNAARGGVVDTQAVADALTNGKLAGAAIDVFETEPPLATDHPLLSAPNVLATPHIAYASQESMSRRAKIVFDNVLAFLDGHPANVK, via the coding sequence ATGGAAGTCGTATTGCTGGAATCGCTCAAAATCCCCGAGGAGGAGCTTGCGCAGCTCGTAAAGCCGCTCACCGACCGCGGCTGCACCTTCACCGCCTACCAACGCAGCAGCGTTGAGGAACAGAAAAAACAGGCCCAAAACGCGGACATCGTGATGATCGCAAATATGCCGCTTACGGCCGAAGTGATCGAGTCGTGCAAAAACCTCAAGATGATCGACATCGCCTTCACCGGGATCGACCATGTTGACGTGCAGAAAGCCAAATCCCTGGGCGTCACCGTCTGCAACGCGGCCGGATATTCCACCTCCACTGTCGCGGAGCTCACCATCGGCATGATGATCTCCCTGCTGCGCAAGGTGCGCGAGAATGAAGCCCGCTGCCGTGGTGGGCTCGCCGCCTGCCCGGAGCTTGGAACCGAGCTCGGCAGTAAAACGGTCGGTATCGTCGGCACCGGTGCGATTGGCCTTTCGGTCGCAAAGCTCTGCCATGCCTTCGGCTGCCGTGTCATCGCCTATGCTCCGCGCAAAAAGGATGTCCCGGACTATGTAAAATACGTTCCCCTGCCCGACCTGATGGCACAGGCGGACGTGATCTCGCTGCACTGCCCAATGAATGCCGAAACCAAAGGGCTGATCGGCCAAAAGGAGCTGGCGGGCCTGAAAAAGGGCGCGATCCTCGTCAACGCGGCACGCGGCGGCGTGGTGGACACGCAGGCCGTCGCAGACGCGCTCACAAACGGAAAGCTTGCCGGCGCGGCAATCGACGTGTTTGAAACCGAGCCGCCGCTTGCAACCGACCATCCGCTGCTCTCCGCTCCGAACGTGCTGGCGACCCCGCACATCGCTTACGCGTCGCAGGAATCGATGAGCCGCCGCGCGAAGATCGTCTTTGACAACGTCCTCGCTTTCCTGGACGGCCATCCGGCCAACGTGAAATAG
- the mraZ gene encoding division/cell wall cluster transcriptional repressor MraZ translates to MLTGQYAHSLDAKGRVNFPAKLREELGEHFVITRGLDNCLFVYSMQEWKLLADKLHELPISKSAPLNRFFFAGAAEVEPDKQGRVLLPAHLREYAGLDRDVTIAGVSNRAEIWDTARWEQQNLLLTSDSIACAMDELGF, encoded by the coding sequence ATGCTCACAGGACAATACGCGCACAGCCTCGACGCAAAGGGCCGCGTGAACTTCCCGGCCAAACTGCGCGAAGAACTTGGCGAGCATTTCGTGATCACCCGCGGGCTTGACAACTGCCTTTTCGTCTACTCCATGCAGGAGTGGAAGTTGCTCGCGGACAAGCTCCATGAGCTGCCGATCAGCAAATCCGCTCCGCTCAACCGCTTTTTCTTTGCGGGCGCCGCCGAAGTCGAACCGGACAAACAGGGCAGGGTGCTCCTGCCGGCGCATCTGCGCGAATATGCCGGGCTTGACCGTGATGTGACCATTGCCGGCGTCAGCAACCGCGCTGAAATCTGGGACACCGCCCGCTGGGAGCAGCAGAACCTGCTGCTCACCTCCGATTCCATTGCCTGTGCAATGGACGAATTGGGGTTCTAA